One stretch of Molothrus aeneus isolate 106 chromosome 2, BPBGC_Maene_1.0, whole genome shotgun sequence DNA includes these proteins:
- the LRRC32 gene encoding transforming growth factor beta activator LRRC32, whose product MKLNIIFLLAVVNTGTFNYHPIEGTPCEMANSQAFCHNKDLHQIPHELHLNVSKIDLSGNLIQSIPEIPLSFYTSLQYLDLSFNQISFITSGVFAHMTSLLEINLANNHLHKLAQNGTEGIGLLPKVEKMDLSHNNLYSRMAEYFINQAPTLQYLSLADNSIVMISHKMFQGSPSLVEIDLQRNIIMEIEEGAFETLANLSKLNLSTNSITCISDFNLRQLEVLDLSRNSIETFSITKSNDEYSLRCLDLSENKLLHFPVFPQVNKLVTLNLSNNLIQLTAESPYNKMDYMDNEWLDASFHLLDQKQSKNTSSLYLSQLVYLDLSYNKIKSIPDGFFESMLSLHTLNLSRNCLQTFTVSYDSALLSLTVLDLSYNALQNLLLDAGALPNLREFHVQNNNLQTLQFDIFSSLPSLRLLNLQSNNISLCHMYSGLAKQRLAGEDSGCVSFVNSPALQYLYLADNMLSILPARTFHKTPLLVLDLSMNPGLKIELKALAGLEKSLEYLHLHGNSLIDLNIDLPCFSHLKHLNLSENQLNWLPKWSSDTPLEVLDLRNNRFSTLQDSNILALENSLKNLYLSGNPLNCCGNIWLSSMIQNKNVQISNVEHLTCQYIRSFGYWEEMHVEDIRPEYCEKEDLKKINILIILTSVVVLSVIIIGVGSFFCFRRQNFSHQFKA is encoded by the coding sequence GCAAATTCACAGGCATTTTGCCACAACAAAGACCTCCACCAAATCCCTCACGAACTCCATCTGAATGTAAGCAAAATAGATCTGTCTGGAAACTTGATTCAAAGCATCCCTGAAATACCATTATCATTCTATACTTCCCTCCAGTATCTGGATTTAAGCTTCAACCAGATAAGCTTCATCACGTCTGGAGTGTTTGCACACATGACAAGTTTGCTGGAAATAAATTTAGCCAATAATCATTTACATAAGCTTGCTCAGAATGGGACAGAGGGGATTGGACTTTTGCCCAAGGTGGAAAAAATGGACTTGTCCCACAACAATCTCTACAGTAGGATGGCTGAGTATTTCATTAATCAGGCTCCAACACTGCAGTATCTTTCCTTGGCAGATAACAGTATTGTAATGATATCACACAAGATGTTTCAGGGATCTCCCAGTCTTGTGGAGATAGATCTTCAGAGAAATATCATCATGGAAATAGAAGAAGGTGCTTTCGAGACTCTAGCGAACCTTTCCAAACTCAATCTCTCCACAAATTCAATCACTTGCATCTCTGATTTCAACCTCAGGCAGTTGGAGGTACTTGACCTTAGCAGGAATAGCATTGAGACCTTCAGCATCACAAAGTCAAATGATGAATATAGTTTAAGATGTCTGGATCTTAGTGAAAACAAATTGCTTCACTTCCCAGTCTTCCCTCAGGTAAATAAACTGGTGACTCTGAATTTATCAAATAATTTAATCCAGCTCACTGCTGAATCCCCTTATAATAAAATGGACTACATGGATAATGAATGGCTAGATGCTTCTTTTCATCTTCTCGATCAGAAGCAAAGTAAAAATACAAGTTCTCTTTATTTATCCCAACTTGTATATTTAGACTTAAGTTATAATAAAATCAAATCCATTCCAGATGGGTTCTTTGAGTCAATGTTGTCCCTTCACACCCTTAATCTCAGCAGAAACTGTCTTCAGACATTTACAGTAAGTTATGATAGTGCATTGCTCTCCCTAACTGTCCTTGACTTGAGCTACAATGCTTTGCAGAACCTTCTCCTCGATGCTGGTGCTTTGCCAAATTTGAGGGAGTTTCATGTTCAAAACAACAACCTTCAGACCCTGCAATTTGACATCTTTTCCAGTCTTCCTAGCCTCAGACTTCTTAACCTACAGAGCAATAACATCAGCCTTTGCCACATGTACTCGGGACTAGCTAAGCAAAGACTTGCTGGAGAGGACAGTGGCTGTGTGTCGTTTGTCAATTCTCCTGCTCTCCAGTACTTGTACCTGGCTGACAACATGCTGAGCATCCTACCAGCACGCACCTTCCACAAGACTCCACTGCTTGTCTTGGATCTCTCCATGAACCCTGGACTGAAAATAGAACTTAAAGCGCTAGCAGGACTGGAAAAATCTCTGGAATACTTGCATTTACATGGCAATAGTCTGATAGATTTAAATATTGACTTGCCTTGTTTTAGTCACCTTAAACATTTAAACCTTTCTGAAAATCAGCTGAACTGGCTGCCTAAGTGGAGTAGTGACACTCCACTGGAAGTTCTAGACCTACGGAACAATAGGTTCAGTACATTACAGGACAGCAACATTTTAGCATTAGAAAATTCACTTAAAAACTTGTATCTCTCTGGGAACCCACTCAACTGCTGTGGAAACATCTGGCTTTCATCAATGATCCAGAACAAAAATGTCCAGATCTCCAACGTGGAGCACTTAACGTGCCAATACATTCGGAGCTTTGGGTATTGGGAAGAAATGCACGTCGAGGACATTAGACCAGAATACTGTGAAAAAGAAGATCTGAAGAAAATCAACATCCTCATTATATTAACATCTGTAGTAGTTTTATCTGTCATTATCATTGGTGTGGGTTCATTTTTTTGCTTCCGAAGGCAAAACTTTAGCCACCAGTTTAAAGCATAG